The Oncorhynchus tshawytscha isolate Ot180627B linkage group LG05, Otsh_v2.0, whole genome shotgun sequence genome includes a window with the following:
- the si:ch211-22i13.2 gene encoding uncharacterized protein DDB_G0271670, which translates to MSSKVDKVKSESSIISFERKSTTTESATRGNDRRSTESATRGNDRRSTESATRGNDRRSTESATRRNDRRSTESATRGNDRRSTESATRGNDRRSTESATRGNGRRSTESATRGNGRRSTESATRGNDRRSTESATRGNDRRSTESATRGNDRRSTESATRGNYRRSTESATRDDRRSPSTGKEKRKTKRSHSRSSSSSSSSSSSLSSSSRSSSHSRSSSSSSDSHNKSRKNSKKRKKEKQHKKKGKKEKKHKRKKDKKMTPEEESAGPGPIQISKYLKERRRKGKYSMITGKKIKMKLKKSKKDKLRDKNRAELLEFLNSTL; encoded by the exons ATG TCCAGCAAAGTAGACAAAGTGAAAAGTGAGTCCAGTATAATAAGTTTTGAAAGAAAAAGTACCACTACTGAGTCTGCCACAAGAGGAAATGACAGAAGAAGTACTGAGTCTGCCACAAGAGGAAACGACAGAAGAAGTACTGAGTCTGCCACAAGAGGAAATGACAGAAGAAGTACTGAGTCTGCCACAAGAAGAAACGACAGAAGAAGTACTGAGTCTGCCACAAGAGGAAATGACAGAAGAAGTACTGAGTCTGCCACAAGAGGAAATGACAGAAGAAGTACTGAGTCTGCCACAAGAGGAAACGGCAGAAGAAGTACTGAGTCTGCCACAAGAGGAAACGGCAGAAGAAGTACTGAGTCTGCCACAAGAGGAAATGACAGAAGAAGTACTGAGTCTGCCACAAGAGGAAATGACAGAAGAAGTACTGAGTCTGCCACAAGAGGAAATGACAGAAGAAGTACTGAGTCTGCCACAAGAGGAAATTACAGAAGGAGTACTGAGTCTGCCACAAGAGATGACAGAAGATCACCAAGCACAG GGAAAGAAAAAAGGAAAACGAAACGGAGCCACAGTAGATCATCTTCCTCATCcagctcatcatcatcatccttgtCATCCTCGTCCCGCTCTTCATCCCACAGTAGGAGTAGTTCCAGCAGCAGTG ATTCCCACAACAAATCCAGAAAGAATTCtaagaaaaggaaaaaggaaaaaCAACACAAGAAG aAAGGGAAAAAGGAGAAGAAGCATAAACGAAAGAAGGACAAGAAAATGACACCAGAGGAGGAAAGCGCTGGACCTGGACCTATTCAGATCTCCAAG TatttaaaggagaggaggagaaaaggcaAGTACAGCATGATCACAGGAAAGAAGATCAAAATGAAATTGAAGAAGTCCAAGAAAGACAAGCTG AGGGACAAGAATCGCGCCGAACTGCTTGAGTTCCTCAACTCCACGTTGTAA
- the rd3 gene encoding protein RD3 produces the protein MASWFSWSSEPDYRSPRRDPSDVVMDTLMLELNWQLKEAERMQRERDSEYRRLQTGVDYSWLVNTPRNTYDVSPGEKLGLEDLCSKVHPSYCGAVILRFRQLVTENEPEVQEVPALFRTVVLEALDRMREEQEAQRLSRQWNNKRAMSMSLMNFKSRVKINPFGSTLGLTSTGGGGEGVCELKTVSEDVEKALEERADRSQRVWSMPNFRHKGLYTTKAV, from the exons ATGGCCTCGTGGTTCAGTTGGAGCAGCGAGCCGGACTACCGGAGTCCGCGGCGGGACCCGTCTGACGTGGTCATGGACACCCTGATGCTGGAGCTCAACTGGCAGCTGAAGGAGGCCGAGAGGATGCAGCGTGAGAGGGACAGCGAGTACCGGCGCCTCCAGACTGGCGTGGACTATAGCTGGCTGGTCAACACGCCACGCAACACCTATGACGTGTCACCTGGTGAGAAGCTGGGCCTGGAGGACCTGTGCTCCAAGGTGCATCCATCCTACTGCGGAGCTGTCATACTGAG GTTCCGCCAGTTGGTGACTGAGAACGAGCCGGAGGTGCAGGAGGTACCCGCCCTTTTCCGCACAGTCGTCCTCGAGGCCTTGGACCGCATGAGGGAGGAGCAGGAGGCGCAGCGGCTCTCGCGCCAGTGGAACAACAAACGGGCCATGAGCATGTCTCTCATGAACTTCAAGTCACGCGTCAAGATCAACCCCTTTGGCAGCACCTTGGGCCTGACCTCgactggagggggaggggagggtgtgtgCGAGCTGAAGACGGTGTCAGAAGACGTGGAGAAGGCGCTGGAGGAAAGGGCTGACAGGTCCCAGAGGGTGTGGAGCATGCCCAACTTCAGACATAAAGGGCTGTACACTACCAAGGCCGTCTGA